Within Terriglobales bacterium, the genomic segment GCTGGCTTCTCGCCCGCCAACTCCATCATCTTCTGCACGTGCGCCACGTACTTTTCGCGCGTTTCCTTCGACTTCGCGTCGTCCTTCAGGTAGTAGTCACGGTCCGGCAGCGTAAGTCCGCCCTGATCCACGAATGCGATCATCGACTGCGCGTTATGCATATCCGGCTGCGCGAACATCCCAAACAGCGACGGAATCCCATTCGAATGCAGATACGCCACCGTCGTAATCAGGTCTTTGTGGGTTTTGATCTTCGCAATGCGATCGAAGGTCGGCTTTAGGGGACTGATCCCCAGCTTGTTCACCGCCGCCTCATCCATGCACGACGCGTAGTGATCACCTATCTTCTGCATGATCGCGTTGCGCCCCGGGTCCGGCTTCGCAGCGCCTTCGAGAATGTCGTGCAGGATCGCCAGGTTGTTCTCGGCGAGCTGATTGAACCGGCCCCAGCGTGACTGATCTCCCGGGATCGGGTTGTTGGCCATCCATCCGCCGCAGGCGTAACGATAGAAGTCCACGCACGGATCCACCGTCGTGTCCATGTTCTTCACATCGAACCGGACCGCCGTATTGGACCCGGCTGTTTGCGCGAACATGAACCCCGCAAACAGGACGACGACAATGCCTACTGCCATAAATCGTTTCATAGAGAGAACTCGGTTGAAAGAATTGGAAAGCGGACTAGTATAAACATCGCGGACGAACAAAGCACAGTGAGCCGGGGACGTATCCAAGCCACACTGGGACGAATCTTCCCCAACTCCTCGTTTAGAATAGCTTGAAGCGGATGGTTAGGTACTTCTTCGGATTTTCGCGCACCGCCTTGATCAGCGTCCGCGTTTCCACCATCATCTGGTCGGCATTCGTGTAAAGCGACGGGTCTTTCAACAGCTTCCCGGCCGCACCCTCGCCAGCCTCCAGCGATGTCATGATGTTCGACAGCTTGGTGAGCGTGTTGTCCAATTTCGCCGCAAACTGCTCATCTTTCGCGAACTTACCCAGCGCGCCCTTCCCATTGTTGATGTCGGTCATCAAATTGTTGGCTTTGGAGATCGTCTGGTTCGCGTTGTCGTAAAGGCTGGGATCTTTCAGCAGCTTGCCGACCGTGCCATGTCCGGCTTGAATCTCGTCGATGATGTTATTCAGCTTGTCAACGGAAGCATTCGCCTTGTTATACAGTTCGTCACTGGCAACCAGCTTCCCGATGCTGCCCTGCCCCGATGACACCCGATTCACGATCCCTTGCACTTCATTCAGGGTCGAGTTCAACCGGCTATACAGTTCCTTGTCGTAAATGAGCTTTCCGATCGACCCCTCGCCGCTCTCGATGAACGTCACGATGCGGTCCAACCGGCGCACCAGCACATCCACGTTTTGCAGGCTAGTCTGCGTGGACTTCACCACATCCTGGATCCCCGGCGTCTCCTCGATCTTCAACTCTGCATTCTCTTGCAGGGTCTGTGCCGACTTCGCCCTCGTCCGGTC encodes:
- a CDS encoding MlaD family protein, giving the protein MPSQSQVKWAQLRVGITVVLAGAVLAILIFLMTGSGGLFTSKVTIRAYFDDAQGLRSGAPVNLQGVPVGNVSDIRIVKHGITPVLVRMKITKEAAQEIPVDSTAALTQAGVLGETFVNIDRTRAKSAQTLQENAELKIEETPGIQDVVKSTQTSLQNVDVLVRRLDRIVTFIESGEGSIGKLIYDKELYSRLNSTLNEVQGIVNRVSSGQGSIGKLVASDELYNKANASVDKLNNIIDEIQAGHGTVGKLLKDPSLYDNANQTISKANNLMTDINNGKGALGKFAKDEQFAAKLDNTLTKLSNIMTSLEAGEGAAGKLLKDPSLYTNADQMMVETRTLIKAVRENPKKYLTIRFKLF